Proteins from a genomic interval of Cyclopterus lumpus isolate fCycLum1 chromosome 18, fCycLum1.pri, whole genome shotgun sequence:
- the LOC117747575 gene encoding low affinity immunoglobulin gamma Fc region receptor II-a-like — translation MEAAALSLLLLLNSVDSGSARVSLTVSPKRSQFFKYDSFSVSCEEEEQSEEEEQLSGWRVMKRTKDGEVRPCPAPCSITAAFPATDSGAYWCEAGPGRASSTVNVSVTAGSVVLESPVRPVTEGDNVTLVCVCRLSRCRGGVPADFYRDGLLVRNSSSGVTTVLGVSKADEGLYRCEVSGAGVSPESRLTVTAPPAGPAAPHPPPPLLSVSFLVRHLVVAAPYLLSTILLGLVYRSRAREQKSSTATGPSNDVIMEISP, via the exons ATGGAGGCGGCGGCTCTTTCTCTGCTGCTCC TGCTGAATTCTGTGGATTCTGGTTCTGCTCGAG TGTCTCTGACAGTTTCCCCCAAAAGATCCCAGTTCTTCAAATACGACAGTTTCTCTGTGagctgtgaggaagaggagcagagcgaggaagaggagcagctgaGCGGATGGcgagtgatgaagaggacgaaGGACGGAGAG GTGCGTccatgccccgccccctgctcCATCACTGCTGCCTTCCCGGCCACCGACAGCGGAGCGTACTGGTGTGAGGCCGGACCGGGACGAGCCAGCAGCACCGTCAACGTGTCCGTCACCG CTGGTTCCGTGGTCCTGGAGAGTCCGGTCCGCCCGGTGACGGAGGGGGACAACGTGACGCTGGTCTGCGTGTGCAGACTCTCGAGGTGCCGCGGCGGCGTCCCGGCTGACTTCTACAGAGACGGCCTCCTCGTCCGGAACAGCTCCTCGGGGGTCACCACCGTCCTGGGGGTCTCGAAAGCCGACGAGGGCCTCTACAGGTGCGAGGTCTCCGGGGCCGGAGTGTCTCCAGAGAGCCGGCTCACGGTCACAG cgccccctgcaggtcccgctgctcctcatcctcctcctcccctgctgTCCGTCTCCTTTCTGGTGCGCCACCTGGTGGTGGCAGCTCCCTACCTGCTGTCCACCATCTTACTGGGACTCGTGTACAGAAGCAGAGCGCGAG agcAGAAGAGCAGCACAGCAACGGGACCATCTAATGACGTCATCATGGAAATATCTCCTTGA